From the genome of Dickeya aquatica, one region includes:
- the hisP gene encoding histidine ABC transporter ATP-binding protein HisP produces the protein MQNNKLMVTELRKRYGQHEVLKGISLAAKAGDVISIIGSSGSGKSTLLRCINFLEKPCEGSIHVNGQEIHMVRDKDGQLKVFDKKQLQLLRTRLTMVFQHFNLWSFMTALENVMEAPVQVLGLSKDEARKRAEFYLNKVGITGVSQEKYPADLSGGQQQRVSIARALAMEPDVLLFDEPTSALDPELVGEVLRIMQQLAEEGKTMVVVTHEMEFARHVSSHVIFLHQGVVEEEGPPDELFNHPKSPRLQQFLSGALK, from the coding sequence ATGCAGAATAATAAGCTGATGGTGACGGAATTACGTAAGCGTTATGGTCAGCATGAAGTGCTCAAAGGCATTTCATTGGCGGCTAAAGCCGGGGACGTTATTTCCATTATTGGTTCATCAGGGTCGGGTAAGAGTACGCTGTTGCGGTGTATTAACTTTTTGGAAAAACCGTGTGAAGGCTCTATTCATGTGAATGGACAGGAAATTCACATGGTGCGGGATAAAGACGGGCAGCTCAAAGTGTTTGATAAAAAACAGTTGCAGCTGTTACGCACCCGCCTGACGATGGTATTCCAGCACTTTAACCTGTGGAGCTTCATGACGGCGCTGGAAAACGTGATGGAAGCGCCAGTGCAGGTGCTGGGGTTAAGCAAGGATGAGGCACGTAAACGGGCGGAGTTTTATCTCAACAAAGTGGGGATCACCGGCGTGTCACAGGAGAAATATCCGGCTGACCTCTCTGGCGGGCAGCAGCAACGGGTGTCAATTGCCCGTGCGCTGGCAATGGAGCCGGATGTGTTGCTGTTTGATGAGCCGACGTCTGCACTTGACCCAGAGCTGGTCGGCGAAGTGCTGCGCATCATGCAGCAACTGGCCGAAGAGGGCAAAACGATGGTGGTGGTGACGCATGAGATGGAGTTTGCCCGTCATGTGTCAAGCCATGTGATTTTCCTGCATCAGGGCGTGGTGGAAGAGGAAGGGCCACCGGATGAACTGTTTAACCACCCGAAAAGCCCTCGCCTGCAACAGTTTCTGTCAGGGGCATTGAAATAA
- a CDS encoding TIGR01777 family oxidoreductase: MKLLITGGTGLIGRHLIARLLSLSHQITVVTRSPERARRLLGNKVDYWPSLDGHHSLDGFEGVINLAGEPIADKRWSRAQKERLCQSRWDITHQLAQLIRQSTTPPAVFLSGSAVGYYGDQGQALVTEDETPHHDFTHELCARWEALALEAESDKTRVCLLRTGIVLSRDGGALAKMLPIFRLGLGGPIGSGRQYLPWIHIDDMTNAILYLLDNPILRGPFNMVSPYPARNEKFSAMLANSLNRPGFMRTPGWVLQLLMGEAATLLLGGQRAIPQRLEKAGFGFRFFELEEAIDDLLHPRAG, encoded by the coding sequence ATGAAGCTACTGATCACCGGGGGAACCGGCCTGATTGGCCGTCATCTGATTGCGCGTTTGTTGTCGCTGTCACACCAGATTACCGTTGTCACCCGCTCGCCTGAACGGGCGCGACGGCTGTTGGGCAATAAGGTCGATTACTGGCCCAGCCTGGATGGACATCACTCGCTTGATGGATTCGAGGGCGTGATTAATCTGGCCGGAGAGCCCATTGCCGATAAGCGCTGGTCGCGGGCGCAAAAAGAGCGGCTTTGCCAAAGCCGCTGGGACATCACACACCAACTGGCGCAGCTTATTCGCCAGAGTACCACGCCGCCTGCGGTGTTCCTCTCCGGTTCAGCCGTTGGGTATTACGGCGATCAGGGCCAGGCACTGGTGACAGAAGATGAGACGCCACACCATGATTTTACCCATGAGCTCTGCGCTCGCTGGGAAGCATTAGCGCTGGAGGCTGAAAGTGATAAGACCCGCGTCTGCCTGCTACGCACGGGTATCGTACTATCTCGTGACGGAGGCGCGCTGGCAAAAATGCTGCCGATTTTCCGCTTAGGGTTGGGCGGGCCTATCGGTTCAGGCAGACAATATCTCCCCTGGATTCATATTGACGATATGACCAATGCGATTTTGTATCTGCTGGATAACCCGATTTTACGCGGCCCGTTTAACATGGTGTCCCCCTACCCGGCGCGTAACGAGAAATTTTCCGCCATGCTGGCCAACTCGCTAAACCGCCCTGGTTTTATGCGTACGCCGGGCTGGGTACTGCAATTGCTGATGGGAGAAGCGGCAACACTGCTGCTGGGCGGGCAACGCGCCATTCCGCAACGGCTGGAGAAAGCCGGATTTGGTTTTCGCTTTTTTGAACTTGAAGAAGCCATTGACGATTTACTGCATCCTCGCGCCGGTTAA
- the yfcG gene encoding GSH-dependent disulfide bond oxidoreductase produces MIDVYYAATPNGHKITLFLEEANLPYQLHRVDISAGDQFKPDFLAISPNNKIPAIVDRQPQDGGAPISLFESGAILLYLAEKSGQLLSHDVRERTATLQWLFWQVAGFGPMLGQNHHFNHYAPQPVPYAIERYQKETERLYTVLNTQLQQASWLAGEHYSIADIATYPWVVTHARQRIDLETFPAVKQWFERIQARPATQRAYQLASAV; encoded by the coding sequence ATGATTGATGTGTATTACGCTGCCACGCCTAACGGTCACAAAATCACCCTGTTTCTGGAAGAGGCCAACCTGCCTTATCAACTGCATCGGGTAGACATCAGTGCAGGCGATCAGTTTAAACCGGATTTTCTGGCTATCTCCCCCAACAATAAAATCCCGGCGATTGTTGACAGGCAACCACAAGATGGCGGTGCGCCGATTAGCCTGTTCGAATCTGGCGCTATTTTGCTTTATCTGGCAGAAAAAAGCGGGCAACTCCTGAGTCACGATGTGCGCGAGCGTACCGCCACACTGCAATGGCTGTTCTGGCAGGTTGCCGGGTTCGGGCCGATGCTTGGGCAGAATCACCATTTTAACCACTATGCACCGCAGCCGGTGCCTTATGCGATTGAACGCTATCAAAAAGAGACAGAGCGCTTGTATACGGTGCTCAATACACAGCTGCAACAGGCAAGCTGGCTTGCCGGTGAACATTACAGCATCGCGGATATCGCCACGTACCCCTGGGTCGTCACGCATGCCAGACAGCGCATCGACCTTGAGACATTCCCGGCAGTCAAACAGTGGTTTGAACGTATTCAGGCGCGCCCGGCGACACAGCGCGCCTATCAGCTTGCCTCTGCCGTCTGA